In Scytonema millei VB511283, a single window of DNA contains:
- a CDS encoding TniQ family protein: protein MAKTLKETKLWLTRVEPLEGESISHFLGRFRRAKGNKFSTPCGLGQVSGLGAVLARWEKFYFNPFPTFEELEALANVVEVDVNRLREMLPLAGVGMKHKPIRLCGACYAEEPYHLIAWQFKTTAGCDRHQLRLLSKCPICEKPFPIPALWIEGRCLRCLTFFAEMVDRQKAY from the coding sequence ATGGCTAAAACACTTAAAGAAACAAAACTCTGGCTGACACGAGTTGAGCCATTAGAAGGGGAAAGTATTAGTCACTTTTTGGGTCGCTTTCGACGAGCAAAAGGAAATAAGTTCTCGACTCCGTGTGGTTTAGGTCAAGTGTCAGGACTTGGAGCAGTGTTGGCTCGTTGGGAAAAGTTTTATTTCAATCCCTTTCCAACATTTGAGGAGTTAGAGGCGCTAGCAAATGTGGTGGAAGTCGATGTTAATAGACTGCGAGAAATGCTGCCTTTAGCTGGTGTAGGGATGAAACATAAACCAATTAGATTATGCGGAGCTTGCTATGCAGAAGAACCCTATCATCTGATTGCATGGCAGTTCAAGACTACAGCAGGATGCGATCGCCACCAGTTGCGCTTGCTATCTAAATGCCCAATCTGTGAAAAACCGTTTCCTATTCCCGCTTTATGGATAGAAGGACGATGCCTGCGTTGTTTGACGTTTTTTGCCGAGATGGTCGATCGCCAAAAAGCTTACTAG
- the cas12k gene encoding type V CRISPR-associated protein Cas12k (Type V-K CRISPR systems have also been known as with the large Cas12k protein, has also been known as type V-U5, and Cas12k as C2c5.), with product MSQITIQCRLVATESARQQMWRLMAEINTPLINELLAQVGQHPDFEQWRQKGKLPSTFISQLSQSFKSDPRFLGQPSRFYKSAFNAVEYIYKSWLALNKRLQQQLDRKRRWLEILQSDTELAADSNCSLDAIRSKAAEILSQAIQAPSLDSSPPRGKKGKKSKGRSSSSPVSSLFANLFKAYQETDDIKCRCAISYLLKNNCQLSDREEDPEKFAKRRRKVEIRIQRLTEKLNSRMPNGRDLTNTRWLETLAIATTSVPQDEAQARQWQDVLLTKPKSLPFPLIFETNEDLFWSKNQQDRLCVHFPGLRDLAFQVYCDRRQLHWFHRFLEDQQTKHSSKNQHSSSLFTLRSAYLAWQQGKEKGEPWNTHYLILYCCVDTRLWTAEGTELVRQEKTAEIEKVINRTKAKNDLTETQQAFIQRQKSTLARIKGHFDRPSQSIYQGQSHILVGVSLGLDKPATVAVVDAIAEKVLAYRNTRQLLGDNYKLLNRQRRQQRSLSHKRHKAQKRADTNQFGESELGQYVERLLAKEIVAISQNYRAGSIVLPKLGDMQEILTSEIQARAEAKCPNYVEGQQKYAKQYRISIHKWSYGRLMQNIQSQAAQAEIVVEEGKQLIRGSPQEMAKELAIAAYQSRQPQ from the coding sequence ATGAGTCAGATTACTATTCAGTGTCGTCTTGTTGCTACAGAATCAGCCCGCCAACAGATGTGGAGGTTAATGGCAGAAATCAACACGCCATTAATTAATGAACTACTCGCGCAAGTCGGTCAACACCCTGACTTCGAGCAGTGGCGACAAAAAGGCAAGCTTCCATCTACTTTCATTAGCCAGCTATCCCAGTCATTCAAGTCCGATCCCCGTTTTTTAGGTCAACCCAGCCGTTTTTACAAATCTGCTTTTAATGCTGTGGAATACATCTACAAGTCCTGGTTAGCTCTAAATAAACGGCTACAGCAGCAGTTAGACAGAAAAAGGCGATGGCTAGAAATACTCCAGAGCGATACTGAATTAGCGGCAGATAGTAATTGCAGTTTGGATGCTATTCGCAGTAAAGCTGCTGAAATTCTCTCTCAAGCTATACAAGCACCTAGCTTGGATTCTTCCCCACCTAGAGGTAAAAAGGGTAAAAAGTCTAAAGGAAGATCCTCTTCAAGCCCTGTCTCTAGCCTGTTTGCTAATTTGTTTAAGGCTTATCAAGAGACAGATGACATTAAATGCCGCTGCGCTATCAGCTATTTGCTGAAAAATAACTGTCAACTCAGCGATCGCGAAGAAGATCCAGAGAAATTTGCTAAACGTCGCCGTAAAGTTGAAATCCGGATTCAACGTCTTACTGAAAAGCTAAACAGCAGGATGCCGAACGGTCGAGATTTGACCAATACTAGGTGGCTGGAGACATTGGCTATTGCCACAACCTCTGTTCCTCAAGACGAAGCCCAAGCCAGACAGTGGCAAGATGTTCTATTAACCAAACCGAAGTCTCTCCCATTTCCACTAATTTTTGAAACTAACGAAGACCTATTTTGGTCAAAAAACCAGCAAGATAGGCTCTGCGTTCACTTCCCTGGCTTAAGGGATTTGGCTTTCCAAGTATATTGCGATCGCCGTCAGCTTCACTGGTTTCATCGCTTTCTAGAAGACCAGCAGACTAAACATAGCAGCAAAAATCAGCATTCTAGTAGCTTGTTCACTTTGAGAAGTGCTTATCTAGCTTGGCAACAAGGCAAGGAGAAGGGCGAACCTTGGAATACCCACTACCTAATTTTGTATTGTTGTGTTGATACCCGCTTATGGACTGCTGAAGGAACTGAGCTGGTACGTCAAGAAAAAACTGCGGAAATTGAGAAAGTTATCAATAGAACCAAGGCGAAGAACGATCTAACTGAGACGCAGCAAGCCTTTATTCAACGTCAAAAATCCACGTTAGCTCGAATTAAGGGTCATTTCGATCGCCCTAGCCAATCTATCTACCAAGGTCAATCTCATATTTTAGTTGGAGTGAGCCTGGGACTAGACAAACCTGCTACAGTAGCCGTAGTAGATGCGATCGCAGAAAAAGTCCTCGCTTACCGTAATACTCGACAACTACTTGGTGACAATTATAAACTGCTCAACCGCCAGAGAAGGCAGCAGCGGTCCTTGTCTCACAAGCGCCATAAAGCTCAAAAACGTGCTGACACCAATCAATTTGGGGAATCCGAATTAGGGCAGTATGTAGAGCGATTATTGGCAAAAGAGATTGTGGCGATCTCGCAAAATTATCGAGCGGGGAGCATTGTTCTGCCTAAACTAGGCGATATGCAGGAGATTCTGACAAGCGAGATTCAGGCTAGAGCAGAAGCTAAATGTCCTAACTATGTTGAAGGACAGCAAAAGTATGCCAAGCAGTATCGGATTAGCATCCATAAGTGGAGTTACGGCAGATTAATGCAAAACATTCAGAGCCAAGCAGCTCAAGCTGAAATTGTTGTTGAAGAAGGAAAACAACTGATTCGAGGCAGTCCGCAAGAAATGGCAAAAGAATTAGCGATCGCTGCTTACCAATCTCGTCAGCCTCAGTAA